The following coding sequences are from one Nicotiana tomentosiformis chromosome 3, ASM39032v3, whole genome shotgun sequence window:
- the LOC138907451 gene encoding uncharacterized protein, translating to MRDHIIGEDFELWDIVIDGPLATLKINAEGVEVPKTRADCTAENLKKWEKNDKAKKWLICGLGPDEYKESVHVVFDETNILSERQEHDDEAIGLVRNSNETTAQTEAAPEVGTGDGTGPSTQSISK from the exons atgagagatcacattataGGAGAGGATTTTGAGTTATGGGATATTGTCAtcgatggtccactggctaccttAAAGAtaaatgctgaaggagtagaggtgccaaagacaagagcggATTGCACTGCTGAGAACTTGAAGAAATGGGAAAAGAATGATAAAGCCAAAAAATGGCTtatttgtggacttggtccagatgagtaca aagaaagtgtacatgtggtttttgatgaaactaacattctttctgagaggcaggaacatgatgatgaagcaattgggctggtgagAAATTCAAATGAAACTACAGCAcagactgaagctgcaccagaagtaggaacaggtgatggaacaggtccttccacCCAAAGTATCTCTAAGTGA